From a region of the Coffea arabica cultivar ET-39 chromosome 3e, Coffea Arabica ET-39 HiFi, whole genome shotgun sequence genome:
- the LOC113738015 gene encoding hydroxyproline O-galactosyltransferase GALT3 isoform X1, with translation MKKWTGGVLIVGLALILVISYSFVGKSAQQKQSAYDFFNNHPADNANPEGRKGHDNVKSAETDVIKALNFKGKPRFVHVEGLSSLYGSLGNFSKEESKALQVWSRMRFLLSRSDALPETLQGIKEAAAVWKELLSTVQEDKASNVNKVGEDVDCPYYVSAFNGTKSRSQNATLEIPCGLVEDSSVTVIGMPDALQDGFQIELIGSKLSDEPRPPLVLQYKVFLPGKNLTKEPFVIQNAWANESGWGKEERCPDHGSTDFLKVDGLVKCNAQSVRTAMPENSNGSNRSSDKLTNFSDGGTHGSATFPFPYFEGIPFTASLWVGLEGFHMTVNGRHETSFAYREKLEPWLVGGVEVKGGLDTIAILAKGLPVSNDLNLDVDLELLKAPSVSKKELVLMIGVFSTANNFERRMALRRSWMQYDAVRTAEVAVRFFIGLHKKQAVNYELWREAQAYGDIQLMPFVDYYSLLSLKTIAICILGTEILTAKYIMKTDDDAFVRIDEVVSSLSLKGKASSDGLLYGHISFESSPHRDKENKWYISPEEWPYASYPPWAHGPGYVISRDIAKFIVGGHRERDIMFLMGLQLFKLEDVAVGIWIEQFKSLGHSVKYVDDERFYISGCEPNYVLAHYQTPRKLLCMWEKIQKQKHRRHDDDPPNSCCD, from the exons ATGAAAAAGTGGACTGGAGGTGTTTTAATCGTAGGGCTTGCATTGATTTTAGTTATTAGTTACAGTTTCGTTGGGAAGTCCGCCCAACAAAAGCAATCAGCATATGATTTTTTCAATAATCATCCTGCTGACAATGCCAACCCGGAAGGCAGGAAGGGCCATGATAATGTGAAATCAGCTGAGACTGACGTCATAAAGGCACTTAATTTTAAAGGAAAGCCTCGATTTGTCCATGTTGAAGGGCTCAGCTCCTTGTATGGTAGCTTGGGGAACTTTTCCAAAGAGGAGTCAAAAGCGTTGCAGGTATGGAGCCGAATGCGCTTTTTATTATCCAGGTCAGATGCATTGCCTGAAACACTGCAGGGCATCAAAGAGGCCGCTGCAGTTTGGAAAGAGTTGTTGTCAACCGTTCAGGAAGATAAGGCCTCCAACGTAAACAAAGTTGGAGAGGATGTAGATTGTCCGTACTATGTCAGTGCGTTTAATGGCACAAAATCAAGGAGTCAGAATGCAACTCTTGAAATCCCTTGTGGTCTTGTTGAAGATTCATCTGTTACTGTGATTGGAATGCCTGATGCATTACAAGACGGTTTTCAAATTGAGCTTATTGGCTCAAAACTGTCAGATGAGCCCAGGCCTCCTTTGGTGTTGCAGTACAAGGTGTTTTTACCTGGAAAGAACCTGACAAAGGAGCCCTTTGTCATCCAAAATGCATGGGCTAATGAATCTGGGTGGGGGAAGGAGGAAAGGTGTCCTGATCATGGCTCGACTGACTTTCTAAAAG TTGATGGGCTAGTAAAGTGCAATGCGCAGAGTGTCAGGACGGCTATGCCAGAGAATTCAAATGGGAGTAATCGTAGCAGTGACAAGTTAACCAATTTTTCTGATGGGGGTACCCATGGAAGTGCcacttttcctttcccttaTTTTGAAGGCATTCCATTTACTGCCTCATTGTGGGTTGGGTTGGAGGGATTCCACATGACAGTCAATGGAAGGCACGAGACATCTTTCGCATACAGAGAG AAACTTGAACCATGGTTGGTCGGTGGAGTTGAGGTGAAAGGTGGCTTGGACACCATAGCTATCTTAGCAAAAGGATTGCCTGTTTCAAATGACCTGAATTTAGACGTTGATCTCGAGCTTCTCAAAGCTCCCTCAGTTTCCAAGAAAGAGCTTGTATTGATGATTGGTGTTTTCTCAACTGCAAATAACTTCGAGAGGCGTATGGCACTGAGAAGATCTTGGATGCAATACGATGCTGTACGCACCGCCGAGGTGGCTGTCCGCTTCTTCATCGGTCTT CACAAGAAACAAGCAGTGAACTATGAGCTGTGGAGAGAAGCTCAAGCATACGGAGACATCCAGTTGATGCCTTTTGTTGACTATTATAGCTTGCTCAGTTTGAAAACCATTGCAATTTGCATTCTGGGG ACTGAAATCCTGACTGCTAAATATATAATGAAGACGGACGATGATGCCTTTGTTAGAATTGATGAAGTTGTATCTAGCTTGAGCTTGAAGGGAAAGGCTTCTTCAGACGGCCTTCTGTATGGTCATATATCGTTCGAATCATCACCCCACAGGGACAAAGAGAATAAATGGTACATCAGTCCAGAG GAATGGCCGTATGCATCATATCCGCCGTGGGCACATGGTCCGGGTTACGTAATTTCCAGAGACATAGCGAAGTTCATCGTTGGAGGCCATCGGGAAAGGGACATTATG TTTTTGATGGGGTTGCAGCTGTTCAAGCTAGAAGACGTGGCTGTTGGGATATGGATAGAGCAATTCAAGAGCCTGGGACACAGCGTGAAGTACGTGGACGACGAGAGATTTTACATATCTGGGTGTGAACCAAACTACGTTCTGGCCCATTACCAGACCCCTCGGAAGCTTCTGTGTATGTGGGAGaagatccaaaaacaaaaacaccGCCGCCACGACGACGACCCTCCTAACTCCTGCTGTGACTGA
- the LOC113738015 gene encoding hydroxyproline O-galactosyltransferase GALT3 isoform X3, which translates to MKKWTGGVLIVGLALILVISYSFVGKSAQQKQSAYDFFNNHPADNANPEGRKGHDNVKSAETDVIKALNFKGKPRFVHVEGLSSLYGSLGNFSKEESKALQVWSRMRFLLSRSDALPETLQGIKEAAAVWKELLSTVQEDKASNVNKVGEDVDCPYYVSAFNGTKSRSQNATLEIPCGLVEDSSVTVIGMPDALQDGFQIELIGSKLSDEPRPPLVLQYKVFLPGKNLTKEPFVIQNAWANESGWGKEERCPDHGSTDFLKVDGLVKCNAQSVRTAMPENSNGSNRSSDKLTNFSDGGTHGSATFPFPYFEGIPFTASLWVGLEGFHMTVNGRHETSFAYREKLEPWLVGGVEVKGGLDTIAILAKGLPVSNDLNLDVDLELLKAPSVSKKELVLMIGVFSTANNFERRMALRRSWMQYDAVRTAEVAVRFFIGLHKKQAVNYELWREAQAYGDIQLMPFVDYYSLLSLKTIAICILGTEILTAKYIMKTDDDAFVRIDEVVSSLSLKGKASSDGLLYGHISFESSPHRDKENKWNGRMHHIRRGHMVRVT; encoded by the exons ATGAAAAAGTGGACTGGAGGTGTTTTAATCGTAGGGCTTGCATTGATTTTAGTTATTAGTTACAGTTTCGTTGGGAAGTCCGCCCAACAAAAGCAATCAGCATATGATTTTTTCAATAATCATCCTGCTGACAATGCCAACCCGGAAGGCAGGAAGGGCCATGATAATGTGAAATCAGCTGAGACTGACGTCATAAAGGCACTTAATTTTAAAGGAAAGCCTCGATTTGTCCATGTTGAAGGGCTCAGCTCCTTGTATGGTAGCTTGGGGAACTTTTCCAAAGAGGAGTCAAAAGCGTTGCAGGTATGGAGCCGAATGCGCTTTTTATTATCCAGGTCAGATGCATTGCCTGAAACACTGCAGGGCATCAAAGAGGCCGCTGCAGTTTGGAAAGAGTTGTTGTCAACCGTTCAGGAAGATAAGGCCTCCAACGTAAACAAAGTTGGAGAGGATGTAGATTGTCCGTACTATGTCAGTGCGTTTAATGGCACAAAATCAAGGAGTCAGAATGCAACTCTTGAAATCCCTTGTGGTCTTGTTGAAGATTCATCTGTTACTGTGATTGGAATGCCTGATGCATTACAAGACGGTTTTCAAATTGAGCTTATTGGCTCAAAACTGTCAGATGAGCCCAGGCCTCCTTTGGTGTTGCAGTACAAGGTGTTTTTACCTGGAAAGAACCTGACAAAGGAGCCCTTTGTCATCCAAAATGCATGGGCTAATGAATCTGGGTGGGGGAAGGAGGAAAGGTGTCCTGATCATGGCTCGACTGACTTTCTAAAAG TTGATGGGCTAGTAAAGTGCAATGCGCAGAGTGTCAGGACGGCTATGCCAGAGAATTCAAATGGGAGTAATCGTAGCAGTGACAAGTTAACCAATTTTTCTGATGGGGGTACCCATGGAAGTGCcacttttcctttcccttaTTTTGAAGGCATTCCATTTACTGCCTCATTGTGGGTTGGGTTGGAGGGATTCCACATGACAGTCAATGGAAGGCACGAGACATCTTTCGCATACAGAGAG AAACTTGAACCATGGTTGGTCGGTGGAGTTGAGGTGAAAGGTGGCTTGGACACCATAGCTATCTTAGCAAAAGGATTGCCTGTTTCAAATGACCTGAATTTAGACGTTGATCTCGAGCTTCTCAAAGCTCCCTCAGTTTCCAAGAAAGAGCTTGTATTGATGATTGGTGTTTTCTCAACTGCAAATAACTTCGAGAGGCGTATGGCACTGAGAAGATCTTGGATGCAATACGATGCTGTACGCACCGCCGAGGTGGCTGTCCGCTTCTTCATCGGTCTT CACAAGAAACAAGCAGTGAACTATGAGCTGTGGAGAGAAGCTCAAGCATACGGAGACATCCAGTTGATGCCTTTTGTTGACTATTATAGCTTGCTCAGTTTGAAAACCATTGCAATTTGCATTCTGGGG ACTGAAATCCTGACTGCTAAATATATAATGAAGACGGACGATGATGCCTTTGTTAGAATTGATGAAGTTGTATCTAGCTTGAGCTTGAAGGGAAAGGCTTCTTCAGACGGCCTTCTGTATGGTCATATATCGTTCGAATCATCACCCCACAGGGACAAAGAGAATAAATG GAATGGCCGTATGCATCATATCCGCCGTGGGCACATGGTCCGGGTTACGTAA
- the LOC113738015 gene encoding hydroxyproline O-galactosyltransferase GALT3 isoform X2 — MKKWTGGVLIVGLALILVISYSFVGKSAQQKQSAYDFFNNHPADNANPEGRKGHDNVKSAETDVIKALNFKGKPRFVHVEGLSSLYGSLGNFSKEESKALQVWSRMRFLLSRSDALPETLQGIKEAAAVWKELLSTVQEDKASNVNKVGEDVDCPYYVSAFNGTKSRSQNATLEIPCGLVEDSSVTVIGMPDALQDGFQIELIGSKLSDEPRPPLVLQYKVFLPGKNLTKEPFVIQNAWANESGWGKEERCPDHGSTDFLKVDGLVKCNAQSVRTAMPENSNGSNRSSDKLTNFSDGGTHGSATFPFPYFEGIPFTASLWVGLEGFHMTVNGRHETSFAYREKLEPWLVGGVEVKGGLDTIAILAKGLPVSNDLNLDVDLELLKAPSVSKKELVLMIGVFSTANNFERRMALRRSWMQYDAVRTAEVAVRFFIGLHKKQAVNYELWREAQAYGDIQLMPFVDYYSLLSLKTIAICILGTEILTAKYIMKTDDDAFVRIDEVVSSLSLKGKASSDGLLYGHISFESSPHRDKENKWYISPEEWPYASYPPWAHGPGYVISRDIAKFIVGGHRERDIMLFKLEDVAVGIWIEQFKSLGHSVKYVDDERFYISGCEPNYVLAHYQTPRKLLCMWEKIQKQKHRRHDDDPPNSCCD; from the exons ATGAAAAAGTGGACTGGAGGTGTTTTAATCGTAGGGCTTGCATTGATTTTAGTTATTAGTTACAGTTTCGTTGGGAAGTCCGCCCAACAAAAGCAATCAGCATATGATTTTTTCAATAATCATCCTGCTGACAATGCCAACCCGGAAGGCAGGAAGGGCCATGATAATGTGAAATCAGCTGAGACTGACGTCATAAAGGCACTTAATTTTAAAGGAAAGCCTCGATTTGTCCATGTTGAAGGGCTCAGCTCCTTGTATGGTAGCTTGGGGAACTTTTCCAAAGAGGAGTCAAAAGCGTTGCAGGTATGGAGCCGAATGCGCTTTTTATTATCCAGGTCAGATGCATTGCCTGAAACACTGCAGGGCATCAAAGAGGCCGCTGCAGTTTGGAAAGAGTTGTTGTCAACCGTTCAGGAAGATAAGGCCTCCAACGTAAACAAAGTTGGAGAGGATGTAGATTGTCCGTACTATGTCAGTGCGTTTAATGGCACAAAATCAAGGAGTCAGAATGCAACTCTTGAAATCCCTTGTGGTCTTGTTGAAGATTCATCTGTTACTGTGATTGGAATGCCTGATGCATTACAAGACGGTTTTCAAATTGAGCTTATTGGCTCAAAACTGTCAGATGAGCCCAGGCCTCCTTTGGTGTTGCAGTACAAGGTGTTTTTACCTGGAAAGAACCTGACAAAGGAGCCCTTTGTCATCCAAAATGCATGGGCTAATGAATCTGGGTGGGGGAAGGAGGAAAGGTGTCCTGATCATGGCTCGACTGACTTTCTAAAAG TTGATGGGCTAGTAAAGTGCAATGCGCAGAGTGTCAGGACGGCTATGCCAGAGAATTCAAATGGGAGTAATCGTAGCAGTGACAAGTTAACCAATTTTTCTGATGGGGGTACCCATGGAAGTGCcacttttcctttcccttaTTTTGAAGGCATTCCATTTACTGCCTCATTGTGGGTTGGGTTGGAGGGATTCCACATGACAGTCAATGGAAGGCACGAGACATCTTTCGCATACAGAGAG AAACTTGAACCATGGTTGGTCGGTGGAGTTGAGGTGAAAGGTGGCTTGGACACCATAGCTATCTTAGCAAAAGGATTGCCTGTTTCAAATGACCTGAATTTAGACGTTGATCTCGAGCTTCTCAAAGCTCCCTCAGTTTCCAAGAAAGAGCTTGTATTGATGATTGGTGTTTTCTCAACTGCAAATAACTTCGAGAGGCGTATGGCACTGAGAAGATCTTGGATGCAATACGATGCTGTACGCACCGCCGAGGTGGCTGTCCGCTTCTTCATCGGTCTT CACAAGAAACAAGCAGTGAACTATGAGCTGTGGAGAGAAGCTCAAGCATACGGAGACATCCAGTTGATGCCTTTTGTTGACTATTATAGCTTGCTCAGTTTGAAAACCATTGCAATTTGCATTCTGGGG ACTGAAATCCTGACTGCTAAATATATAATGAAGACGGACGATGATGCCTTTGTTAGAATTGATGAAGTTGTATCTAGCTTGAGCTTGAAGGGAAAGGCTTCTTCAGACGGCCTTCTGTATGGTCATATATCGTTCGAATCATCACCCCACAGGGACAAAGAGAATAAATGGTACATCAGTCCAGAG GAATGGCCGTATGCATCATATCCGCCGTGGGCACATGGTCCGGGTTACGTAATTTCCAGAGACATAGCGAAGTTCATCGTTGGAGGCCATCGGGAAAGGGACATTATG CTGTTCAAGCTAGAAGACGTGGCTGTTGGGATATGGATAGAGCAATTCAAGAGCCTGGGACACAGCGTGAAGTACGTGGACGACGAGAGATTTTACATATCTGGGTGTGAACCAAACTACGTTCTGGCCCATTACCAGACCCCTCGGAAGCTTCTGTGTATGTGGGAGaagatccaaaaacaaaaacaccGCCGCCACGACGACGACCCTCCTAACTCCTGCTGTGACTGA
- the LOC113736672 gene encoding probable protein phosphatase 2C 49 isoform X2, whose translation MVAEAAAADILFHQSVSVQYHLCVSSKKMPPSPIEIDALPTPPTTPTTVFQAASGVQISRSESALGCSASIQTTTFVDSPRNIKFLPTIRSGSHTDTGRRRSNEDEHICIDDLSTRLGTLYTWLLPSSFYAIFDGHGGSDASSYVKKNAMRFFFEDAGLPKNSDINKSFLEELENSHRRAFLVADQALADERSIDASCGTTAITALVLGRHLLIANAGDSRAVLSRKGDAVQLSQDHRPSSVVERKRVEDLGGVIEYGYLNGELAVTRALGDWCMKLPFGSASPLTAEPEVQHILLSEDDEFLIIGCDGIWDVMSNQDAVSLVRRKLRLHGDPQQCARELVDQALCRASSDNLTVIVVCFSPVDGQDPVASQRPRLRCCSLSEEARRKLRSLLEGN comes from the exons ATGGTAGCggaagcagcagcagcagataTATTGTTTCATCAAAGCGTTTCGGTTCAATATCATCTTTGCGTTTCTTCCAAGAAGATGCCGCCGTCTCCCATCGAAATCGATGCCCTGCCTACTCCGCCGACGACTCCCACCACCGTCTTTCAAGCCGCTTCTGGCGTCCAAATCTCTCGCTCTGAATCC GCCCTGGGTTGCTCAGCTAGTATCCAAACTACAACTTTTGTAGACTCTCCAAGGAACATCAAGTTTCTTCCGACTATCCGTTCAGGAAGCCATACGGATACTGGTCGCCGCAGATCCAATGAAGATGAACACATTTGCATAGACGATCTCTCTACCCGTTTGGGTACTCTCTACACATGGCTTCTGCCTAGTTCATTTTATGCTATTTTTGATGGTCATGGGGGTTCTGATGCCTCATCTTATGTTAAAAAGAATGCCATGAGATTCTTCTTTGAAGATGCTGGGCTGCCAAAAAATTCTGATATCAACAAATCATTTTTGGAGGAGTTGGAAAATTCTCATCGCAGAGCATTTTTGGTTGCTGATCAAGCCTTGGCTGATGAACGTAGTATTGATGCATCCTGCGGAACGACAGCAATTACTGCTCTTGTACTTGGAAGGCATCTTTTAATTGCAAATGCTGGCGACTCTCGTGCTGTTCTGAGTAGGAAAGGAGATGCTGTTCAGTTGTCTCAAGATCATAGACCCTCCTCTGTTGTTGAAAGGAAGAGGGTTGAGGATTTAGGTGGCGTAATAGAATATGGATATCTAAATGGTGAACTTGCTGTTACTCGGGCTCTTGGAGACTGGTGCATGAAACTTCCTTTTGGCTCTGCATCGCCTCTGACTGCTGAACCAGAGGTACAACACATTTTGCTATCCGAGGATGATGAATTCTTGATCATTGGGTGTGATGGGATATGGGATGTTATGTCAAACCAGGACGCTGTCAGCCTGGTTCGTCGCAAGCTTAGGCTGCACGGTGACCCACAGCAGTGTGCCAGAGAACTCGTGGATCAAGCTCTATGCAGGGCATCAAGTGACAacctcacagtaattgttgtcTGCTTTAGTCCTGTAGATGGTCAAGATCCGGTTGCCTCTCAAAGACCGAGGCTCAGGTGCTGCAGCTTGTCTGAGGAGGCTAGGAGGAAGCTGCGCAGTTTACTGGAAGGCAACTGA
- the LOC113736672 gene encoding probable protein phosphatase 2C 13 isoform X1 — protein MVAEAAAADILFHQSVSVQYHLCVSSKKMPPSPIEIDALPTPPTTPTTVFQAASGVQISRSESYQALGCSASIQTTTFVDSPRNIKFLPTIRSGSHTDTGRRRSNEDEHICIDDLSTRLGTLYTWLLPSSFYAIFDGHGGSDASSYVKKNAMRFFFEDAGLPKNSDINKSFLEELENSHRRAFLVADQALADERSIDASCGTTAITALVLGRHLLIANAGDSRAVLSRKGDAVQLSQDHRPSSVVERKRVEDLGGVIEYGYLNGELAVTRALGDWCMKLPFGSASPLTAEPEVQHILLSEDDEFLIIGCDGIWDVMSNQDAVSLVRRKLRLHGDPQQCARELVDQALCRASSDNLTVIVVCFSPVDGQDPVASQRPRLRCCSLSEEARRKLRSLLEGN, from the exons ATGGTAGCggaagcagcagcagcagataTATTGTTTCATCAAAGCGTTTCGGTTCAATATCATCTTTGCGTTTCTTCCAAGAAGATGCCGCCGTCTCCCATCGAAATCGATGCCCTGCCTACTCCGCCGACGACTCCCACCACCGTCTTTCAAGCCGCTTCTGGCGTCCAAATCTCTCGCTCTGAATCC TATCAGGCCCTGGGTTGCTCAGCTAGTATCCAAACTACAACTTTTGTAGACTCTCCAAGGAACATCAAGTTTCTTCCGACTATCCGTTCAGGAAGCCATACGGATACTGGTCGCCGCAGATCCAATGAAGATGAACACATTTGCATAGACGATCTCTCTACCCGTTTGGGTACTCTCTACACATGGCTTCTGCCTAGTTCATTTTATGCTATTTTTGATGGTCATGGGGGTTCTGATGCCTCATCTTATGTTAAAAAGAATGCCATGAGATTCTTCTTTGAAGATGCTGGGCTGCCAAAAAATTCTGATATCAACAAATCATTTTTGGAGGAGTTGGAAAATTCTCATCGCAGAGCATTTTTGGTTGCTGATCAAGCCTTGGCTGATGAACGTAGTATTGATGCATCCTGCGGAACGACAGCAATTACTGCTCTTGTACTTGGAAGGCATCTTTTAATTGCAAATGCTGGCGACTCTCGTGCTGTTCTGAGTAGGAAAGGAGATGCTGTTCAGTTGTCTCAAGATCATAGACCCTCCTCTGTTGTTGAAAGGAAGAGGGTTGAGGATTTAGGTGGCGTAATAGAATATGGATATCTAAATGGTGAACTTGCTGTTACTCGGGCTCTTGGAGACTGGTGCATGAAACTTCCTTTTGGCTCTGCATCGCCTCTGACTGCTGAACCAGAGGTACAACACATTTTGCTATCCGAGGATGATGAATTCTTGATCATTGGGTGTGATGGGATATGGGATGTTATGTCAAACCAGGACGCTGTCAGCCTGGTTCGTCGCAAGCTTAGGCTGCACGGTGACCCACAGCAGTGTGCCAGAGAACTCGTGGATCAAGCTCTATGCAGGGCATCAAGTGACAacctcacagtaattgttgtcTGCTTTAGTCCTGTAGATGGTCAAGATCCGGTTGCCTCTCAAAGACCGAGGCTCAGGTGCTGCAGCTTGTCTGAGGAGGCTAGGAGGAAGCTGCGCAGTTTACTGGAAGGCAACTGA
- the LOC113738016 gene encoding dihydrolipoyl dehydrogenase 1, mitochondrial-like, with protein sequence MAMASSIARRKAASPFLSPKNIKSCYSLFLTTRGFASASDDNDVVVIGGGPGGYVAAIKAAQLGLKTTCIEKRGSLGGTCLNVGCIPSKALLHSSHMFHEAKHSFASHGVKLSSVEVDLPAMLAQKDKAVSNLTRGIEGLFKKNKVNYVKGYGKFLSPSEVSVDTIEGGNTVVKGKNIIIATGSDVKGLPGVAIDEKRIVSSTGALSLSEVPKKLVVIGAGYIGLEMGSVWGRLGSEVTVVEFAPDIVPTMDGEIRKQFQRALEKQKMKFMLKTKVVSVDTAGETVKLTLESADGGKQSTLEADVVLVSAGRIPFTAGLGLDKIGVETDKAGRILVNEKFATNIPGVYAIGDVIPGPMLAHKAEEDGVACVEFIAGKEGHVDYDMVPGVVYTHPEVASVGKTEEQVKALGVQYCVGKFPFMANSRAKAIDDAEGIVKILAEKETDKILGVHIMSPNAGELIHEAVLALQYGAASEDIARTCHAHPTMSEALKEAAMATYDKPIHI encoded by the exons ATGGCAATGGCCAGCAGCATCGCCAGACGAAAGGCCGCCTCGCCTTTTCTGTCCCCCAAAAATATCAAGTCCTGCTATTCTCTTTTTCTCACCACCAGAGGCTTCGCTTCCGCCTCTGATGACAACGACGTCGTCGTCATCGGTGGTGGACCCGGCGGATATGTCGCCGCCATCAAAGCTGCCCAGCTCGGTCTCAAAACCACCTGCATCGAGAAACGTGGCTCTCTCGGCGGCACCTGTCTCAACGTCGGCTGTATTCCTTCCAAG GCACTTCTTCATTCGTCACACATGTTCCATGAAGCCAAGCATTCTTTTGCCAGTCATGGAGTGAAACTCTCTTCTGTTGAAGTTGATCTACCAGCTATGTTGGCCCAGAAAGATAAAGCTGTGTCGAACTTGACCCGAGGTATTGAAGGTCTGTTCAAGaagaacaaagtcaactatGTTAAGGGTTATGGCAAATTTCTCTCCCCTTCGGAGGTTTCTGTTGACACCATTGAAGGTGGTAATACTGTTGTGAAAGGGAAGAATATAATAATCGCCACTGGTTCTGATGTCAAGGGTCTACCCGGTGTAGCCATTGATGAGAAGAGAATTGTGTCATCAACTGGTGCATTGTCCTTGTCAGAAGTCCCCAAGAAACTGGTTGTTATTGGAGCTGGGTATATTGGCCTTGAAATGGGCTCTGTTTGGGGGCGTCTTGGCTCTGAGGTAACTGTTGTTGAATTTGCACCTGATATTGTTCCAACCATGGACGGCGAAATCCGCAAACAATTCCAGCGTGCCCTTGAGAAGCAGAAGATGAAATTTATGCTCAAAACCAAGGTTGTATCAGTTGACACTGCTGGGGAGACAGTGAAGTTGACGCTCGAGTCAGCTGATGGTGGTAAACAGAGCACTCTTGAAGCTGATGTTGTCCTTGTATCCGCAGGAAGAATTCCGTTTACTGCTGGACTTGGATTGGACAAGATAGGTGTTGAAACTGACAAGGCTGGTCGGATCCTAGTCAACGAAAAATTTGCCACAAATATCCCTGGGGTATACGCTATTGGTGATGTTATTCCAGGACCAATGTTGGCGCACAAGGCAGAAGAGGATGGTGTTGCATGTGTGGAATTCATTGCAGGGAAGGAAGGTCACGTGGATTATGATATGGTTCCTGGAGTTGTTTATACACACCCTGAGGTGGCATCTGTTGGAAAAACTGAGGAGCAGGTGAAGGCCCTCGGGGTCCAATATTGTGTTGGAAAGTTCCCTTTCATGGCAAACAGCAGGGCCAAGGCAATTGATGATGCCGAGGGAATTGTCAAGATACTTGCAGAGAAGGAGACTGACAAGATATTGGGTGTCCATATAATGTCACCGAATGCTGGGGAGCTTATTCACGAGGCTGTGCTAGCTTTGCAGTATGGGGCAGCAAGTGAGGATATTGCTCGTACTTGCCATGCACATCCCACAATGAGTGAGGCTCTTAAAGAAGCTGCCATGGCAACATATGACAAGCCCATTCACATATAG